Genomic DNA from Cuculus canorus isolate bCucCan1 chromosome 29, bCucCan1.pri, whole genome shotgun sequence:
gggggtgtgtgtgtgggtgctggggggccAGGAATGTGGCCAGGCGGGTGCTGCAGCGCAGGCCTCGCACACCTGCACACGCTACGACACGCCGAGACATGCCAGCTGCCGGGCGGCACAGCCACACACTGGGAGGGGGCACGACAGGGTGGGCACACGCGTGTGTGAGGAACACGCAGTCGTGCATGGTCGCACGCTCAGGCAGGGTCTGGCGCACTCATTCATCTCAATGCACGCTCACACACGCGCTTGAGTGCGCTCACATGTGCTCGTGCACACCCAAACACGCTCGTGCACACTCCCACCCACTCCCTCCTCGTGCAAGGGCTGTGCGTGGGTGTGCAAAGGTGCATGGGGGGACGTGGGGTGGCACAGGGAGGACGGGGAGGCACTACGGCGGTGACAcagggactgggaggactgggagagcctgggagggactgggagaggtgacacagggactgggaggagtgggagggactggggagataacatggggactgggaggactgggagagaccaggcactgggagggctggggAGATGACATgaggactgggaggaactgggaaggTGACacggggactgggagggaccgGGGAGGTGACatagggactgggagggactgggaaggactggtgAGGTGACatagggactgggagagactggagggactggggaggtgACATaaggactgggaaggactgctGAGGTGACACTGCGTGTGACACCACGTCCGTccagcccccgccccgcccccaTCCCGACAAGTCCTACCCCTTTAAACCCCGCCCCGTGAACAAGCCACGCCCATTCCACGGACAGCTTACAAAGCCACGCCTCCTTTACCCAGTCATGCAAAACACCGCCCCTTCACTAAGCCCAGCCCCGTCCTaaggccccgccccttccccgccCCGCCCGATCCGGGGCTGCCCTCACTCCTGCCAACCCCCGCCTCTTTATCAAACCACGCCCTCTTTCTTCAAGGCCCCGCCCCTTTCCATAAAACACCGCCCCTTCCACGAAACCACGCCCCCTCCTTCAAACCCACGCCTCATTCCATAAACCCGTTCTATCCCCAAACCACGCCCCGTTTTAAAAAGCCCCGCCCCCCTCaagccccgccccgccccgcccgaTCCGCAcccgcggggccggggccgcgcTCGGGGCCGGTGGGGGGGGGGTACCCGGTACCCGGTGCGGGGCGGGGGGTACCCGGTACGGCCATGTACGATTGCCTGGAGGCGCTGGCGGGGGGGAGACGGCTGCACGACGTGACGAACCGGGCGGGCTGCGCCCTGCGCAAGGCGGGGTTCGGGCCGCGCTGCGGGGCGATGCCGCCCTGTGCCTggccgccccccgcccgccgCGGTGAGAACggggggggtgaggagggggtggggggcacccaCGGGGAcgcgggggaggggggtggtGGTGAGGGGACACCGGGAGGGACGCGGAGGAGGGCGAGGGGGGGTGCTGGGAGGCCCCGGGGGGGTCAAcgggaggagagaggggaatggggggcgaggaggggtttggggggacgTATAGGCCCTGAGGGACTGGGGGGTGCGGGGGGTAATGGGGAGCACGGAGGGGGCCCAGGGGGCGAGGAGGGGTTGGGGAGCAGCCGGGGGGGCACCGGAGGTCTGGGGGGACacggaggaggagggggggaggtaCCGGGGGAGTAGGGGGGAACGGGGGGTGaaggggggctgggggacaccgggaggggGGACCGGAGGGAGAGGGGATCATAGGGGTTGCTGGGGAGCacggggggaaaagggggggcagtgtgggggtgctgaggggagtgggggacacggggggagaggaggaggggttGAGGGGTacggggggaaaagggggggcagtgtggaggtgctgaggggagcgggggacacggggggagaggaggaggggttggggggtacggggggaaaagggggggcagtgtggaggtgctgaggggagcgggggacacggggagagaggaggaggggttggggggtacgggggtggggatggggggagccGGGAAGGTGAGGAcaaggaggggatgggggagcaatgggggggacaggaggggaatGGAGGGAccgaggggagggggggaaggagtGTGCAAAGGTTCACACGTGTCCGTGACCCGGcgtggggtggggtgggtgtCACAGGGTGTGGGAGCGTGGGCGAGCGTGCAAGGGGGGGGGCAAGGGAGAGGGAGTGAAAATAGGGGTGTGAAATGATCCACGGGGGTCTGTGACCCTGCGTGGGTGAGTgtgcaagggggggggggagatcACCGGAGGGGGCGTGGGGAGGGAGTGGGTGTGAAAATGTGAGTGTGCGGTGGTCCACGGGTGTCTGGGACCCTGCGAGGGGCAGGGTGGGAGCGGGGCTCAGTGGGAGGTGGGTGTCTGAGGGGGGTGTGAATGTGGGTGAGTGTGCCTGAGTGTGCAAAGGGGGAGGTGAGTCCGTGGGAGCATGTCTGGAGTGGAAGCGGGTGTGTAAATGGGAGTGTGAACCAGTGCATGCGTGTCTGTGATCCTGCGTGGGACAGGAGGCGAGTGGGTGTGCAGTGGGGTAGGTGAGTGTGCAAAGGGGTGTGTGACTCTGTGGGAGTGTGTCTGGAGTGGGAGCGGGTGTAAAAACGGGAGTGCGAAATGGTCCACGAGTGTCCGTGACCCTGCGTGGGGGTGAGTGGGTGCCTGAGTGTGCCGGGGGGGGTGGGAGCCCCTGAGTGTATCTGGAGTGCGTGTGTAAATGGGAGTGTGCAACTGTGCACGTGTGCCTGTGTCCCTGCATGGGGCAGAGTGGGTGAGTGTGCAACCACAGGAGTGGGCGTGAGGCCGTGGACGTGTCTTGAGTGGGTGTGAGCGTGTCGGCGTGAGTGCACGCGTGTCCGTGCATGACCCTGAGTGGGCATGTGAGTGTGCCAATGTCTGTGCGTGCATGTCTGTGTCCACGTGTGGCTCTGTGTGACCGTGAGTGGGTGTGCAAGCGTATCAGTGGCTGTTCACACGTGTCTGTCCTGTTCTGGGTCTGTGcgtttgtgtgtgtgcacgccTGTTCGTGTCCTTGCGTGGGTCTGTGTGTCCACGAGTGGGTGTGCAAGTGTGTCAGAGTGTCAGtacatgtgcatgtgtgtccGTGCCCTTGTGTGGGTCTGAGTGGCCGTGCAAGCATGTCAAGAGCGTGTCAGTACATTTGCACACCTGCTTGTATTTATGTGTGGCTCTGTGTGACCGTGGCGTGTGTCAGAGCGTGTCGGTGCATGTGCACGCGTGTGCGTGTCTGTGCGTAGCTCTGTGATCGCATGTCGGTGCGTGTGCACGCGTGTGCATGTCCCTGCGTGGCTCTGTGAGCGGGAGTGGGTGTGCAAGCGTGTCAAAGCGTGTCAGCGCGTGTCAGAGCGTGTGCAGCTCCGCAGGCGTGGGACGGGGGGGGTGCGGCTGTGACGTAACTGGGAGGAGGGTGACAaatgggggggtcccagggtccggttttggggggggggggtttacATGGAGTGTGAATCCAATGGGGGACACACACGAAGAACCCcctttttggggtgatttggaCCCAATTTGGGGTCCTGGAGCTGTTGAGGGGGGGGCAGCAATCGAGACCCAGTTTGAGGGGGGCACAGGGATCTGGagctggtttgggggggacacggggtgTGAATCTGATGGGGGGGTACAAAGAACCCCCTTTTCGGGGTGATCTAGACCCGATTTGGGGTCTCGGAGCTGTTGGGGGGGCAGCAATCAACacccagtttggggggggggggagcacAGGGGTGTGAATCCGAATTGGGGGAGCACAAAGAACCCGCTTTTTGGGGTGATTTAGACCTGATTTGGGGTCCAGTAgccgggatgggggggcagCAATCGGGACCCAGTTTgaggggggggcacagggggttgAATTCCATTGGGGGGGGCACAAAGAACCCTCTTTTTGGGGTTATTTAGACCCGATTTGGGGTCCTGGAGCCATTTGGGGGGGGGACAGCTGGaagggggggggacacccagTTAGAGGGGGAGGCACAGGGGTGTAAATCCAGttggggggggcacaaaggaCCCTTTTTTGGGGGTATTTGGACCCATTTTGGGATCCCAGAGCCATTTGGGGGGGGCAGCTGGAAGGGGGGGGTCCGTGAATCCgatttggggggggcacagggggtggGATCGGGTGGGGGGGGCACAAAGAACTCTCttttttggggtgatttggaCCCGATTTGGGGTCCTGGAGCCGTTTttggggggaaactgggggggaAGGAACCtcctttgtgcccccccccgcctttttgcccccccccatcccctcccagctccccgGCCCAACTGGTTCCAGTTTGCCCCCGCCCAGCACCGCTGCCAATGTGGCATTTAACCCTTTCAGGGCTGTCCTGAAACTGgctgacaccccccccccccgcctctgATGGGCGTggggggggcagcacccccagattaggggggacacccccccccccttaattAGGGCCCCTCATTAGGGAATTGGACAgaactggggatactgggagggactgagaggAACTGGAGGGGAATGAGAGAGAGCTgagagggattggggggaactggggagactgggagggactggaggggaactggggagaCTGAGGGCAAAactgggggggctggagggggatGAAAGGGAACTGGGGcagaactggggggactggagGGGATGGTGGGcagaactgggagggattggaGGAGGGTAAGAAGCAACTAGGGGcagaactggggggaactgggaggagtggagggaactggggacactgggagaaggctgagggggaACTGGAGggggatgagaaggaatggggGGCAGAACAGAGGAGGactggagggaactggggacactggggggggctgggggggaaactgggggaactgaaggggcactgggagagactggagGGAAACTGGGGACGCTGGGGGAGAAATTGGGGGAACTGAAGGGGAACTgaaggggcactgggagaggcagaggggaaactggagggaactggggacactgggggaggctgtgggggaaactggagagggattaggggaactgggggggatgagagggaatgggggggcagaACTGAGGAGGactggagggaactggggacactgggggaggctgaggggaactggaggggaggaactgggggaactgggaggggctgtggtttgtgctggggggggggcagggtgTGGTGGCCGTGGGTGGTTCCATTTCCAGGGTGGGGGGggctcttttgttttttttggggggctgggctgtttgttgggggggggggctttttTGGGAGGGGGGGAGCCTTTTTCGGGGGGGgagctttttggttttgggggactgtttggtttggggggggctgttGGTGTTTGTGGGGTGCCTTTTTATTTGGGGGGAGggtttgttttggggggggtctgttTCTTTTTGGGGGCCCCTGATGTGTGTCTGTgaggctggggatgggggatAGGGAGCCCCCCACCCTTTTTTGTGCCCCCCAccctttgtgtcccccccccagcccagctggaAGCGGTTGGGGTTATAAATGGCCCGTTTGACGCCGGGCGCGGGCAGGAATTTCCTCAATTTCAGcaattttggcttttttttttggtctaaaaacacacacacagagggaaaaaaacaaccccccctcccccagccccgggcAGCGCAGCGGGGGGGCGGCTGGGACCCCCCCTCGGCGGGGACactggggtcccccccccccaggcaccACAATGGGGGAATTTAGGGGGCTTGGGACACCCCCCAAACTGGGTTTTAAggctgggaccccccccacacccccccaagttgggttttggggctggggggacacTTGTGACCTCCTCCCCCACCTGCGtccccctgtgcctcagtttccccaaccccctgccccccctctcccatcccatgCTCCCCCACCCTCAACTAGAGGGGAAACCCCCAACCCACTGCTTATCTacccctgtgcctcagtttccccaaccAGCTCTGTTGGGGGATGGCAGCTCGCAGCCTTTTTGGAGGGCTTTTCTTTGGTGCTAGAGGGGTCCCTGGCGGCTGCCTgaccccctcttttccccccccccgcagctGCAGAGCCCCAGGCCCAGAGTGCGGAGGAGCTGCCCCCCCGCTCACCCtcgccgccccccccgccccgcgtcTACAAGCCGTGCTTCGTCTGCAGCGACAAATCTTCCGGCTACCACTACGGCGTCAGCTCCTGCGAGGGCTGCAAGGTAAGGGGGGGCACGGAGACCCCGCCGACAAGGGGGACCCCCTTGGGGGCACGGGGACCCCCCTGGCACTGGGGAGAGTGGGGACCCCCAGGGCAATGGGGACCACCCCCTCAGCATGGGGAGACACCCTAGGGGACAtgctccccctcccccagtACTGGGGAACcccctggggacactggggactCCCCCCAGTATTGGGGACCCCCCTAGGGGCACAGGGACCACCCTGGTACTGGGAACCTCACTGGGAAGAGTGGGGACCCCCCCGGCATTGGGAGTATGGAGAGGGGAATGGGGAACCccctgggggcactggggacccTCCTGAAACTGGGGCCCCCCCcgggggcacagggacccccccagtgctGGTACTGGACACTGGTGAGCTGATGCTGAGGAGCTGGGACTGGGGATCCAAACTGGGGGCACTGGAGCCCATCCCCAATCCACATGTGCCCCCCCCCaggatactgggaggcactgggaagacCCTTTCCACTGAGGAGCCCCCCAAGATGaactgcccccccagccctgtgccccccacctccaccctggggatgctgaggagCTGGGACTGGGGATCCAAACTGGGGGGActgaaccccccccccccccagtccatGTGTGCCTCCCcctgggaatactgggaggcactggggagccCCCCCAGGTGGATGCACCCCCCTCCAagccctgtgcccccccccccccttggaTACTGGGCAGCAGCCAATGGACACGGGGGAGCTGATACTGAGGAGCTGGACTGGGAatccaaactgggagcactggagacCGCCTCTAATCCACGTGTGCCCCCCATaggatactgggaggcactggggagccCCTCCAGAATGACTGCCCCCCCTCTATATCCTGTGCCCCCACCTCCTTccaccccagggatgctggggagcaGCCCATGGATACTGGGGGGCTGCGACTAGGGATCCAAACTGGGGGGACtggagcccccccagcccctgcagTCACTGTGTCCCCCCCAGTCTGTGTcctgtgtgtgtcccccccaccAGGGCTTTTTCCGGCGCAGCATCCAGAAGAACATGGTGTACACGTGTCACCGGGACAAGAACTGTCACATCAACAAGGTGACTCGCAACCGGTGCCAGTTCTGCCGCCTGCAGAAGTGCCTCGAGGTCGGCATGTCCAAGGAAGGTGGGCAACggggggggacaagggggggcTAACACCGAGGCTGGGGGAACGGGGAGGTCCCCAACACCGCCTGTgtcccccctgtgtccccagggTCCTGCAGGTCCAGCCCCATGGAGCTGGTGCCTCCATGGAGGGACATgtggcagggtttgggggggcatgAGGTGgcacaggggacatggggacacatggGGGACACACAGGGTCACGGGGAACGCATGGGGTGGCATGGGGGACCTGTGGAGGgacggggggacatggggacacatgggggggacacagggtcACGGGGAACGCATGGGGTGGCATGGGGGACCTGTGGAGGgacggggggacacggggacacatgggggggacacagggtcACGGGGAACGCATGGGGTAGCATGGGGGACCtgtggggggacacggggacacatGGGGAGACAGAGGATGACGTGGGACACAAGTGGGGTCACGCAAGGTGgcacagggggacatggggacacatggGATGGCAAAGGGGTGACACaggggatatggggacatgtGGGAACAAACGTAGGGAGATGGAGTGGCAAAGGGGGTGGCACAGGGGACGTGCATGAAGGGACAGGGGGTGGCACAGAGGGCCGTGGGGGGCCATGGGGACAGCTATAGCGAAATGGAGGTGACGCGGTGTTGAGAGCCCCTTGGTGTCCCCTGCGTCCCTGTGCTATTTGTGGCCTCCTGCCCCAACGAGGGGGAGTGAGCAGGAACCACCACGTGGCATAGGGACAGGGGACACCCCCAACCCCCTCTGTCCCCTTTGTCCCCTCGCAGCCGTCCGcaatgacaagaaaaagaagaaagaggtgaAGGAGGAGGTGATGGTGGAGAGCTACGAGCTGAGCCcggagctggaggagctggtggAGAAGGTGCGCCGAGCCCACCAGGAGACCTTCCCATCACTCTGCCAGCTGGGGAAGTACACCATGGTGAGgcagaggggtcctgggggacaCACATGGTGTCATCAGGTCCATagctgagtcaccatccttgtCTCCCCCTCGCAGAACTCAAGTGCCGACCATCGGGTGCAGCTGGACTTGGAGCTGTGGGACAAGTTCAGCGAGTTGGCCACCAAGTGCATCATCAAGATTGTGGAGTTCGCCAAGCGCCTGCCCGGCTTCACCGGCCTCACCATGGCCGACCAGATCACCCTGCTCAAAGCCGCCTGCCTCGACATCCTGGTGAGGACACGGGGACCTCCGGgccaggaggctgcagggacagggggacagagggacctCTGGATCAGAAGATGTCAagaacatggggatggggggataGAGGGACCTCTGGATCAGGAGATATCAAgaacatggggacagggggacagagggacctCTGGATCAGAAGATGTCAAGAACATGGGGACGGGGAAACAGAGGGACCTCTGGATCAGAAGATGTCAAGAACATGGGGACGGGGAAACAGAGGGACCTCTGGATCGGGAGATATCAAGAACATGGGGACAGgggtccctctgtccccctaTTCTTGATGTCTTCCGATCCagaggtccctctggatcaggaGATAACAAGGGTATGGGAGCCTCTGAGCCAGGAGGCACATGATaaatggggacatggggacagagggacctCTAGACCAGAACATAGCAGGAACGCAGGAACCTCTGGACCAGGAGACAGCGGAGtcgtggggacacaggggt
This window encodes:
- the RARG gene encoding retinoic acid receptor gamma; protein product: MYDCLEALAGGRRLHDVTNRAGCALRKAGFGPRCGAMPPCAWPPPARRAAEPQAQSAEELPPRSPSPPPPPRVYKPCFVCSDKSSGYHYGVSSCEGCKGFFRRSIQKNMVYTCHRDKNCHINKVTRNRCQFCRLQKCLEVGMSKEAVRNDKKKKKEVKEEVMVESYELSPELEELVEKVRRAHQETFPSLCQLGKYTMNSSADHRVQLDLELWDKFSELATKCIIKIVEFAKRLPGFTGLTMADQITLLKAACLDILMLRICTRYTPEQDTMTFSDGLTLNRTQMHNAGFGPLTDLVFTFAGQLLPLEMDDTETGLLSAICLICGDRMDLEEPEKVEKLQEPLLEALKVYARRRRPRQPYMFPRMLMKITDLRGISAKGAERAISLKMEIPGPMPPLIREMLENPDIFQDDEEGGPPPDPPPAHNSPPASP